From a region of the Drosophila ananassae strain 14024-0371.13 chromosome XL, ASM1763931v2, whole genome shotgun sequence genome:
- the LOC6502943 gene encoding SUMO-conjugating enzyme UBC9-B, translated as MERKSWNRSHPAGFEAHPSRSSDGTLNLMVWQCAVPGRKYTPWEGCQYKLKLFFPVDYPEEPPVCKFVPALLHPNIFPSGIVCHSILWHPDMTPEQILTATQDLLHNPDRDHPVRSDAYKLLERSQQEYDEVIRFQALNITDQSHPPTANPPAEAHSF; from the coding sequence ATGGAGAGGAAGTCCTGGAACCGAAGTCATCCCGCCGGATTCGAGGCACACCCGTCGCGGAGCAGTGACGGAACCCTCAACCTAATGGTGTGGCAATGCGCCGTGCCCGGCAGGAAGTACACACCCTGGGAGGGCTGCCAGTACAAGTTAAAGCTGTTCTTCCCCGTGGATTATCCCGAGGAGCCGCCTGTATGCAAATTCGTACCGGCTTTGCTGCATCCGAATATTTTCCCCTCAGGCATAGTTTGCCATTCAATACTCTGGCATCCCGACATGACCCCTGAACAGATTCTGACGGCCACCCAGGACCTTCTGCACAATCCAGACAGGGATCATCCTGTCCGGAGCGACGCCTACAAGCTACTGGAAAGAAGTCAGCAGGAGTACGACGAAGTAATCCGGTTCCAGGCTCTAAACATTACCGATCAATCCCATCCTCCAACGGCTAATCCTCCGGCTGAAGCCCATTCCTTCTAA